The following coding sequences are from one Anopheles bellator chromosome X, idAnoBellAS_SP24_06.2, whole genome shotgun sequence window:
- the LOC131213187 gene encoding exportin-6 encodes MEGMQSFASTELDCVEHLLARFFHPETSNAEKQSLERNLEALQDTHFSWKFCLANMRRFDNHYVWFFAVSTVERTIRLRWVQLTTDERSSIRDDLLAIYCSYEPDVPVLQREKVAQLLAMVAKRQFPDEFSNYIGHLIDLLRTKFSLGLALCRATGDIITRNLNDVPSERQKRFSDTICSNIPALLSLLNEYCAFFVQHLTANRAGSSGMANCAKPEATNGSLDSNRIESYTTELLQTLQQFFTWAPLATMDDSLLHNITLLAHWDEAHCHKSITALAALSELFYSHKVFPQRARMVHTINALLTQPQLRQAEELYQDKLTELLRVFIDREWMQHYYQKDFPAPGFLHYLRDFTFAAYGALAFAERLGCWERIVHSCPLEESANVDRQDPLCAEKRDINERLQSIVETVIAVGCATLTRMLHHYDSDQLLEVLDNEVVDDNMETELQQYYNQCLDFVSLVTQYQPFRMYNAIFEFAYDTSRPYQQFFELCKLIKGSSATINANAALRELADPANEVRLRWQLRDFGCTCQMLAYLCPSLRGKRESVEASIDWLTSEQVRLFVEISQCSPPDLFYRQAGPNLTRDLIQAVAQLLTSLKSLLLLSGTNAQPFDASMAEFFAQVAKQLAPLEHLGQSNRWNVLDNAAAFILYHASINHYQPDYLLEILQPFTISKLHHLDYNSAQKLRKAICFCIIAPWQCIPTNSLSLENHQNERLLQQYIAVLAEDLLRLELSDPSRWHTLLVTADEEHKEHTKTSGTTINLQPPNATAVHMELAQLKDLIGSFSCCNSKVKVQLAIAYRPIIEKVLSLYRMLVSTGNQASEFPNALLLEFFHSVIAVLQAQLGEPFLHDAIRGFVELFHIATAMRQQLRSLNTLLSIFLLIVEKPNTGTILLPDIVEFTVSAVLPVVFNCELQVSKTDQDRHSEVCGAVFKLFHALLLHRWQYFCKTDLPRSLGWGESRFHDGGCNIAHTDQFGAILNSYGVTITGSKDTQLVHEVLDSLQELHIRWGLFRLEFFRTNFLSSFIATLLQALATPEGVLHSGIILNLLYSMSKVSDGSEVFTGIRSIGLAPETETHLNAVMQATDFPTFTQQMDVFIHDVKILQQPN; translated from the exons ATG GAGGGAATGCAGTCGTTTGCATCAACCGAATTGGATTGCGTAGAGCATCTGCTGGCCCGTTTCTTCCACCCAGAGACTTCAAACGCAGAAAAGCAATCACTGGAGAGAAATCTTGAAGCACTTCAAGACACCCACTTCTCATGGAAGTTCTGTCTCGCCAATATGCGACGATTCGACAATCACTACGTAtggttttttgctgtttcgaCGGTCGAGCGCACAATCAGATTGCGCTGGGTGCAGTTAACAACAGATGAACGTTCCTCTATCCGCGATGACTTGCTTGCCATCTACTGCAGCTATGAGCCAGACGTGCCCGTCCTACAACGTGAAAAAGTAGCGCAGCTGCTAGCCATGGTAGCGAAGCGTCAGTTTCCTGACGAGTTTAGTAACTATATTGGGCACCTAATAGATTTGTTGCGAACCAAGTTTAGCCTTGGCTTAGCGCTTTGTCGCGCGACTGGCGACATCATAACCCGCAACTTAAACGATGTACCTAGCGAACGTCAAAAACGTTTTTCCGACACCATCTGCAGTAACATTCCAGCCCTGCTCAGCCTGCTGAATGAGTATTGCGCTTTCTTTGTGCAACACCTCACTGCAAACAGAGCGGGATCGAGTGGAATGGCAAACTGCGCCAAACCTGAAGCAACAAACGGTTCGCTAGACTCAAATCGCATTGAAAGCTACACTACGGAGCTTCTGCAAACATTGCAGCAGTTCTTTACCTGGGCTCCGCTTGCAACGATGGATGATTCGTTGCTGCACAATATCACTCTGTTGGCACATTGGGATGAAGCCCACTGCCATAAGTCCATAACTGCGCTCGCAGCGCTCTCGGAGTTGTTTTACAGCCATAAAGTGTTTCCGCAGCGTGCTCGCATGGTGCATACGATTAATGCACTGCTAACGCAACCACAGCTACGGCAGGCGGAAGAGCTGTACCAGGACAAACTTACCGAGTTATTGCGGGTGTTTATCGATCGCGAATGGATGCAACACTACTATCAAAAAGATTTTCCAGCACCCGGTTTTTTGCACTATCTACGCGATTTTACATTCGCTGCTTATGGCGCGCTCGCCTTTGCCGAGCGGCTTGGTTGTTGGGAGAGAATCGTTCATAGTTGTCCCCTCGAGGAGAGTGCAAATGTTGACCGACAGGATCCCCTCTGTGCCGAGAAGCGGGATATTAACGAGCGTCTGCAGAGTATCGTAGAAACGGTGATAGCTGTTGGTTGTGCTACGTTGACGCGAATGCTGCACCACTACGATAGTGATCAGCTATTGGAAGTGCTCGATAACGAGGTTGTGGACGATAAT ATGGAAACTGAACTACAACAGTATTACAATCAGTGTCTTGACTTTGTCTCGCTGGTCACCCAATATCAACCATTCCGCATGTACAATGCCATTTTCGAATTCGCCTATGACACAAGTCGCCCCTATCAGCAGTTCTTCGAGTTATGCAAACTGATCAAAGGAAGCAGTGCTACTATCAACGCCAACGCAGCTCTTCGTGAATTGGCTGATCCAGCGAACGAAGTACGACTTCGCTGGCAACTGCGGGATTTTGGCTGTACGTGCCAAATGTTAGCCTATCTCTGTCCGTCATTACGCGGCAAGCGCGAGTCCGTTGAAGCCTCCATCGATTGGCTCACGAGCGAACAGGTTCGTCTGTTTGTAGAGATTAGCCAGTGCTCACCACCCGATCTCTTTTATCGTCAAGCTGGACCTAATTTGACGCGAGATCTGATTCAAGC gGTAGCTCAGTTGCTTACTTCACTTAAGTCGTTGTTATTATTATCTGGAACGAATGCTCAACCTTTTGATGCTTCGATGgcggaatttttcgcccaggTCGCTAAACAACTTGCACCACTTGAGCACCTCGGTCAGTCTAATCGGTGGAACGTGCTGGATAATGCGGCGGCCTTTATTTTGTATCACGCCAGTATCAACCATTATCAACCGGACTACCTTCTGGAGATACTGCAGCCATTTACCATTTCGAAGCTACACCATCTTGATTACAACAGCGCCCAGAAGTTGCGTAAAGCGATCTGCTTCTGTATTATTGCACCGTGGCAATGCATCCCTACTAATAGTTTGAGCTTAGAGAATCACCAAAATGAACGACTTTTGCAGCAGTACATTGCAGTGTTGGCAGAAGATTTGTTGCGTCTTGAACTCTCCGATCCATCAAGGTGGCATACGTTGCTGGTGACTGCAGATGAGGAACATAAAGAGCACACAAAGACGAGCGGTACAACAATCAACCTACAGCCACCCAACGCCACTGCAGTTCATATGGAACTAGCCCAGCTGAAGGATCTCATTGGGAGCTTTTCATGTTGCAATAGCAAGGTGAAGGTTCAGTTGGCGATTGCATATCGTCCCATCATCGAGaaagttctctctctctaccgtATGCTCGTGTCTACCGGCAATCAGGCCAGCGAGTTTCCGAACGCACTCTTACTTGAATTCTTTCACAGCGTTATTGCCGTGCTACAAGCACAACTCGGAGAACCTTTTCTACACGACGCCATTCGCGGCTTTGTGGAATTGTTTCacatcgccaccgccatgcGCCAGCAGCTGCGCTCGCTTAATACCTTGCTTAGCATCTTTCTGTTGATCGTCGAGAAACCGAATACCGGAACGATCCTACTGCCAGACATCGTAGAGTTCACCGTTTCAGCAGTACTGCCAGTtgttttcaattgtgaatTGCAAGTGTCCAAAACTGACCAGGACCGTCATAGCGAGGTGTGTGGAGCTGTGTtcaaactctttcacgcaTTGCTCCTTCACCGGTGGCAATACTTCTGCAAAACCGATCTCCCACGAAGTCTTGGTTGGGGCGAAAGCAGGTTTCACGATGGTGGTTGCAACATTGCCCATACTGACCAATTTGGGGCCATATTGAATAGTTACGGCGTGACAATCACGGGCTCAAAGGATACACAACTTGTGCACGAAGTACTCGATTCCTTGCAGGAGCTCCACATTCGATGGGGCCTTTTTCGGTTGGAGTTTTTCCGAACCAATTTTCTATCATCATTCATAGCGACATTACTGCAAGCGCTTGCAACGCCCGAGGGTGTCTTACACTCTGGGATTATACTGAATTTACTGTACTCGATGTCAAAGGTAAGCGATGGGAGCGAAGTGTTTACCGGAATAAGGTCGATCGGATTGGCCccagaaacggaaacacatTTGAATGCTGTGATGCAAGCAACG GACTTTCCTACGTTTACCCAGCAGATGGATGTTTTCATTCACGATGTCAAAATTCTTCAACAACCGAACTGA
- the LOC131213221 gene encoding ectonucleotide pyrophosphatase/phosphodiesterase family member 5-like, whose product MGTLCVVRLLMLGLVGGLGLFTKLVGASQSAASSPVLIIVSYDGFRTEYLQRNSTAYMNALRRNGTTSSYLRNVFPTKTFPNHHSIATGVYPNIHGVLASNVYDLQRSSVLNYSYELFHYNTDILPIWSLNQYAGGHSGCMMWPGSDFGYGPSNLTCSHTQPFNLSLPWNDRLSIIFRWIRDAERPANLIMLYIEEPDYYGHIYGPESNRVAQLVVKLNDFTRLLHTQIAEQRLEDRVNVVHLSDHGMDTVMPKNFINLTAFVPAELKYDAYGNTPVLQIVPKVKQQTADLYRALKNAADAEPGRFEVYTVENLPLRWRYNSSQRTGPITAVAQLGYGFDDMWDTVAYYKRKFDVEVTPETRYGVHGYDNALPIMNSMFFAYGPSIREQLVIEPFDTVDLYYLFCELLNLTPPPMLSGNLNHVHRILRNDSRDDDDGDDSNNDNDHNGSHTKTVAVIFVGSFIGSFAIVSLLALAVIYQRRRRENLVPPYLYEETETFIDEGNKLLHTSTTNSSINGGDVVSVDV is encoded by the exons ATGGGAACCCTGTGTGTGGTGCGTCTGTTGATGCTGGGGCTGGTTGGAGGACTAGGGCTGTTCACGAAGCTGGTCGGAGCGAGCCAGTCAGCCGCAAGTAGTCCAGTGTTGATCATCGTATCGTACGATGGGTTCCGGACCGAATATTTGCAACGCAATAGCACTGCGTACATGAATGCTTTGCGTCGCAATGGCACGACTAGCTCCTACCTGCGAAACGTATTCCCGACGAAAACCTTTCCAAACCACCATAGTATCGCTACCGGGGTCTACCCGAACATACACGGCGTTCTAGCGAGCAATGTGTACGACTTGCAGCGTAGCAGCGTCCTTAACTACTCGTACGAGCTGTTCCATTATAACACGGACATTTTGCCGATTTGG TCTCTCAATCAATACGCTGGTGGACACAGTGGCTGTATGATGTGGCCCGGATCCGACTTTGGCTATGGCCCCAGCAACCTAACGTGCAGCCACACACAACCGTTCAACCTGTCGCTGCCGTGGAATGACCGTCTCAGCATTATATTTCGGTGGATACGGGATGCAGAACGACCGGCTAACCTCATCATGCTGTACATCGAGGAGCCGGACTACTACGGGCACATCTACGGGCCGGAGTCGAACCGGGTTGCACAGCTGGTAGTTAAGCTAAACGATTTCACCCGGCtgctgcacacacagataGCCGAGCAGCGACTCGAGGACCGCGTTAACGTTGTCCACCTGAGTGATCACGGCATGGATACGGTAATGCCCAAGAACTTCATCAATCTCACTGCGTTCGTGCCAGCAGAACTGAAGTACGACGCGTACGGCAACACGCCCGTGCTGCAGATCGTGCCCAAGGTGAAACAACAGACAGCTGATCTGTACCGGGCCCTCAAAAACGCGGCAGACGCGGAGCCGGGTCGGTTTGAGGTGTATACGGTTGAGAACCTACCCTTGCGGTGGCGGTACAACAGTTCGCAGCGAACAGGGCCAATAACTGCCGTCGCACAGCTCGGCTATGGGTTTGACGATATGTGGGATACGGTAGCCTACTACAAGCGGAAATTCGACGTCGAAG tgaCACCCGAAACGCGGTACGGGGTTCATGGTTACGATAACGCACTACCGATCATGAACTCAATGTTCTTTGCATACGGACCCTCGATTCGGGAGCAGCTGGTGATCGAACCATTCGATACAGTGGATTTGTACTACCTGTTCTGCGAACTTCTCAACCTTACGCCCCCGCCTATGCTGTCCGGGAATCTGAACCATGTGCACCGCATTTTGCGTAACGATTcgcgcgatgacgacgacggcgatgattcCAATAACGACAATGACCACAACGGTTCTCACACAAAAACCGTAGCGG TGATTTTTGTCGGCAGCTTTATAGGGTCGTTCGCTATCGTCAGTTTGCTGGCGCTCGCCGTTATTTATCAGCGTCGAAGGCGCGAAAATCTGGTCCCACCTTACCTATacgaggaaacggaaaccttCATCGACGAGGGTAACAAGCTACTGCACACCAGCACTACCAACTCCTCCATTAATGGGGGTGACGTCGTCTCCGTGGACGTTTGA
- the LOC131213811 gene encoding histone deacetylase 4, with product MARDSTMGRDRVLVVPSTGIALNSSASPSSSSSSQAPSDINQQILELQKEQELEKQKLWHAFQEKNKELEMHHRQQLEHKFQELRDQRIAEVAAQQLERREREAVKRKEKHDCCANASSEVKQKLQTFLIQKKQAAASNGLNSSSSYRNWGVVKSSSGESLPAGAVAAAVNSHPYKIPPPPIAIGKYDPDFPLRKTASEPNLLKIRLKQRVIEKRSVNGPIAARRQERLRRLQKQHQNQALSSNCPVSGTTTDSGPNSPPTVGSRASPTNAPIQEENEDPQYGSVARSSINDLSLFSSPSMPNISLGRPHLGPSAHSATAVHLAMNAIRPPQLVGGQGPPPSAGPLAFGNPMLEMAEQQLHHQHQHHHSQNAVAAAAAVAAAAAATGIGIGRAQLPGLHAAAAAAAVTSAYQQSITDAHVAQARLNKQGHRPLGRTQSAPLPLGHPMLAGANSAMVNITQTHFENSDAERQAYEQHLLMKQKIRQTALNRASNCVNREPQLREELESNEVIDLTDKKQPPKTVLANCVIKSTSQTLVAHDELVSPSHAQQQHQQAQHLSELMQQHHHHHRELLLRRSMQLPMLEEPYHAGTVATGRPMLRPLSRTSSSPLVHLCSATAQLGATQQSMFSDTGQQLPQDDDIPPPVNLTVQNRSRSLLNYTHDSLTISAVAAAAAVAAAAAAASSSSACSSPVGPMPLQLTTSASASTIVPLESHGPTAATLTPANSSITTGLAFDSLMLKHVCVCGDNANHPEHSGRLQSIWARLVGTGLAVRCDKLRSRKATQEELQTVHSEGHSLLFGTGQLNRQKIDTSRVSFVRLACGGVGVDLDTTWNEHHTAAAARMAAGCVIDLSYKVARRENRNGFAVVRPPGHHAETDAAMGFCFFNSIALAAKLLRARMPHEMRRILIVDWDVHHGNGTQQVFYDDPSVLYLSIHRHDDGNFFPGTGGPTECGAGAGIGFNVNVAWSGGVNPPLGDAEYLAAFRTVVLPIAREFHPDIVLVSAGFDAAIGHPAPLGGYVVSPACFGHLTRELMQLADGKIVLALEGGYDLPAICDSAEECVRALLGVESIASIEATELARVPCQAAIETLQKTIAIQMLHWPCVKRFAHTVNLSAIQAHSSEREESDTVTAMAGLSMQTLKRTSDVSCESSEEPMDQDESK from the exons ATGGCACGTGATTCGACAATGGGGCGAGACCGAGTGCTTGTCGTTCCGAGCACAGGCATTGCCCTCAACAGTAGcgcttcgccgtcgtcgtcatcgtcgtcgcaaGCTCCGTCCGACATCAATCAGCAGATTCTGGAG CTTCAGAAAGAACAGGAGCTCGAGAAGCAGAAGTTGTGGCATGCCttccaagaaaaaaacaaggaacTGGAGATGCACCATCGTCAGCAgttggagcataaatttcaG GAGTTGCGCGATCAGCGGATAGCGGAAGTGGCTGCGCAACAGCTCGAGCGCCGTGAACGTGAGGCCGTTAAACGGAAGGAGAAACATGATTGCTGCGCGAATGCAAGCTCtgaagtgaaacaaaagtTACAG ACCTTCCTCATACAGAAAAAGCAAGCCGCGGCTTCGAACGGCTTaaattcatcatcgtcgtACAGGAACTG GGGCGTTGTAAAGTCGTCCTCCGGTGAATCGCTTCCGGCGGGTGCCGTCGCAGCGGCCGTGAATTCCCATCCGTATAAaattccgccgccaccaatcGCCATTGGGAAGTACGATCCGGACTTTCCGTTGCGAAAGACAG CGTCCGAACCTAACTTGCTGAAGATTCGTCTTAAGCAGCGCGTGATTGAAAAAAGATCCGTTAATGGACCGATCGCCGCCCGGCGTCAGGAACGCTTGCGCCGACTCCAGAAGCAGCACCAGAACCAGGCGCTATCTTCAA ATTGTCCAGTTTCTGGCACAACGACAGACTCTGGACCTAACTCACCACCAACCGTCGGAAGCCGGGCATCTCCGACAAACGCTCCGATCCAGGAAGAGAACGAAGATCCACAGTACGGGTCAGTAGCTCGCTCTAGCATCAATGATCTATCGCTGTTTAGTTCACCCTCAATGCCCAACATTTCGCTTGGTCGACCACATCTCGGTCCATCGGCCCATTCTGCCACCGCTGTGCACTTG GCGATGAACGCCATCAGACCGCCACAACTTGTCGGTGGTCAGGGCCCGCCACCGTCAGCTGGTCCACTGGCGTTCGGTAATCCGATGCTGGAAATGGCTGAGCAGCAgttgcaccaccagcaccagcaccaccacagtCAAAACGCAgtggctgctgcggctgcggtcgctgcagctgcagccgccactggcatcggcatcggtcgGGCACAACTGCCTGGTCTGCatgcagcggccgccgcagccgcagtcACTTCCGCCTACCAGCAATCGATAACAGATGCACACGTTGCTCAAGCCCGACTTAACAAGCAGGGCCATCGGCCACTGGGACGCACCCAGTCCGCTCCGTTGCCGCTCGGTCATCCGATGCTTGCCGGTGCGAACAGCGCCATGGTGAACATCACCCAAACCCATTTCGAAAATAGTGAC GCCGAGCGACAGGCGTACGAGCAGCATTTGCTTATGAAGCAAAAGATACGCCAGACTGCGCTGAATCGTGCTAGCAATTGTGTGAATCGAGAACCCCAGTTGCGCGAGGAGTTGGAATCAAACGAGGTAATCGATCTGACCGACAAGAAgcagccaccgaaaacggtccTGGCAAACTGCGTCATCAAAAGCACCTCGCAAACGCTTGTAGCGCATGACGAACTCGTATCGCCATCGcacgcgcagcagcaacaccaacaggCGCAACATCTTTCGGAATTaatgcagcagcaccaccatcatcatcgtgagtTACTACTGCGTCGGTCAATGCAGCTGCCAATGCTGGAGGAGCCTTACCATGCTGGGACGGTCGCAACGGGTAGGCCAATGTTGCGGCCGCTTTCCCGTACGTCGTCCAGTCCTCTCGTGCACCTCTGCTCGGCGACAGCGCAGCTCGGTGCCACGCAACAAAGCATGTTCTCGGACACTGGTCAACAGCTGCCGCAGGACGACGACATTCCGCCACCGGTCAACCTGACAGTCCAGAATCGAAGTCGGTCGCTTCTCAACTACACCCACGACAGCCTCACCATttcggccgtggccgctgcagccgctgTAGCAgccgctgcggctgccgcCAGTTCATCCTCTGCCTGTTCGAGCCCCGTGGGACCGATGCCCCTGCAGCTGACCACGTCTGCGTCTGCCTCGACAATTGTACCATTGGAATCGCACGGACCCACTGCTGCTACACTCACACCCGCAAACTCCTCCATTACCACCGGACTAGCCTTTGACAGTCTCATGCTAAAGCACGTGTGCGTCTGCGGCGATAATGCTAACCATCCCGAGCACAGTGGTCGCCTGCAGAGCATCTGGGCGCGGCTGGTAGGAACCGGATTGGCGGTGCGCTGCGATAAACTTCGCTCCCGTAAGGCTACTCAGGAGGAGTTGCAAACCGTGCACAGCGAGGGTCACTCACTGCTCTTTGGTACCGGTCAGCTCAATCGACAGAAGATTGACACGAGCCGCGTCAGTTTCGTGCGGCTCGCCTGTGGCGGTGTGGGTGTTGATCTGGATACGACCTGGAACGAGCACCACACGGCCGCTGCGGCTCGGATGGCGGCCGGATGTGTTATCGATCTGAGTTACAAAGTGGCGCGCCGTGAAAATCGGAACGGGTTTGCCGTGGTTCGGCCACCGGGACACCATGCGGAAACGGACGCCGCAATGGGCTTCTGTTTCTTCAACTCGATTGCATTGGCCGCAAAGCTGCTGCGTGCTCGGATGCCGCACGAGATGCGTCGCATTTTGATCGTTGACTGGGACGTGCACCATGGTAACGGGACGCAGCAGGTATTCTACGATGATCCAAGTGTGCTGTACTTATCGATTCACCGACACGATGATGGTAACTTCTTCCCCGGGACGGGTGGACCGACCGAGTGTGGAGCGGGTGCGGGCATTGGATTCAACGTGAACGTAGCTTGGTCTGGTGGGGTGAATCCACCACTAGGTGACGCCGAGTATTTAGCCGCGTTTCGCACGGTAGTGTTGCCGATTGCGAGAGAGTTCCATCCCGATATTGTACTCGTGTCGGCCGGATTCGATGCGGCCATCGGCCATCCAGCACCTCTCGGTGGTTACGTCGTTTCACCGGCCTGCTTTGGCCATTTGACACGTGAATTGATGCAGCTAGCCGATGGAAAG ATTGTTCTCGCGCTCGAAGGCGGCTACGATCTCCCGGCAATCTGCGACTCAGCTGAGGAGTGCGTTCGAGCGTTGCTAGGTGTGGAAAGCATTGCTTCTATCGAAGCCACGGAGCTtgcccgtgtgccgtgccaGGCAGCGATTGAAACGTTGCAGAAAACAATCGCCATACAGATGTTGCACTGGCCATGCGTAAAGCGTTTCGCGCACACCGTCAACCTGTCCGCCATACAGGCACACAGTAGCGAACGAGAAGAGTCGGATACGGTTACCGCAATGGCCGGACTTTCGATGCAAACGTTAAAAAG AACATCGGATGTTTCCTGCGAGAGTTCGGAGGAACCGATGGACCAGGACGAATCAAAATGA